The following are from one region of the Hymenobacter radiodurans genome:
- a CDS encoding toxin-antitoxin system YwqK family antitoxin — MKRVIFLLLLLSSTAQAQKLRRLVSYRDSTNKVVREVYSALVSPADTIMEGPYKRFYRSGKVEAQTSYAGGKRDSAYVEFFENGQRRLEVTFKQGLRQGPFKTYYASGKLAQEGTYANDQPDGTLKTYHPSGAIKLETSLVNGQPVGAVRELYPSGKPKVETTYKNGQANGPMKTYHPNGQVQSESTYNNGLLAGPYKTYYDNGQLESEVVIDKAGKGTQKSYYRSGKLRTEGNYVAATLQTRRVTNPLGDDLTKGAAPGAGTANLDGPAKAYYESGAVKSKLNYRAGILTGQNQDFYESGKLEKQTDYSNQARDRKVTAYYESGGVKQEQQFKNNVPAGTWRTFYPDGKQVQTQETYVNGRLAGDKLTYYPTGAVQTKLVYENGRPTGLGQEFYASGKLKSETTYVKGLKSGAYRQLREDGTPEVAGAFRNNKETGVWTYFGPDGKAVKQNKTFRNGEEVTAGK, encoded by the coding sequence CGTCGTTTGGTGAGCTACCGCGACTCGACCAATAAGGTAGTACGCGAGGTGTATTCTGCCTTAGTGAGCCCAGCCGACACTATCATGGAAGGGCCCTACAAGCGTTTTTACCGCTCTGGCAAGGTAGAAGCACAGACCAGCTATGCCGGCGGCAAGCGCGATAGTGCCTACGTCGAGTTCTTTGAGAACGGACAGCGGCGGTTGGAGGTCACCTTCAAGCAGGGTTTGCGCCAAGGGCCTTTCAAAACCTACTACGCCTCTGGCAAACTAGCCCAGGAAGGCACATACGCCAACGACCAGCCCGATGGCACGCTCAAAACGTATCATCCCAGCGGTGCCATTAAGCTGGAAACTTCTTTGGTAAATGGCCAACCCGTGGGTGCCGTGCGGGAGCTATATCCATCGGGCAAGCCCAAAGTGGAAACCACGTATAAGAACGGCCAGGCCAATGGCCCGATGAAAACCTATCACCCAAACGGTCAGGTTCAAAGCGAGTCGACATATAACAATGGCTTGCTGGCTGGCCCTTACAAAACTTACTACGATAATGGCCAGCTAGAAAGCGAAGTAGTGATTGATAAGGCTGGTAAAGGCACGCAGAAAAGCTACTACCGCTCGGGTAAGCTGCGCACCGAAGGCAACTATGTAGCGGCAACTCTGCAAACCCGCCGCGTGACTAACCCTCTCGGCGACGATTTGACCAAAGGAGCTGCTCCCGGGGCCGGCACGGCTAACCTTGATGGCCCGGCAAAAGCTTATTATGAAAGCGGCGCCGTAAAGAGCAAGCTGAACTACCGCGCCGGTATCCTGACTGGCCAGAACCAGGACTTCTATGAGTCTGGGAAGCTGGAAAAGCAGACTGACTATAGCAACCAGGCCCGCGACCGTAAGGTGACTGCCTATTATGAGTCGGGCGGGGTGAAACAGGAGCAGCAGTTTAAGAATAACGTACCTGCCGGTACGTGGCGCACTTTTTATCCCGATGGTAAGCAGGTACAAACCCAGGAAACGTATGTGAATGGCAGGCTGGCCGGAGACAAGCTGACCTACTACCCCACCGGGGCGGTACAAACCAAGCTCGTGTATGAGAATGGCCGCCCTACCGGCTTGGGTCAGGAATTTTATGCCTCAGGCAAATTAAAATCCGAAACGACCTACGTAAAGGGGCTAAAATCCGGTGCTTACCGCCAACTACGCGAAGATGGTACCCCTGAGGTTGCAGGCGCCTTCCGCAACAACAAGGAAACCGGCGTCTGGACGTACTTCGGGCCTGATGGCAAGGCTGTTAAGCAGAATAAGACCTTCCGAAACGGCGAAGAGGTAACGGCTGGCAAGTAA
- a CDS encoding TonB-dependent receptor domain-containing protein translates to MLFPFGLQAQQKAPQGAVAGVLLDASNGQALPFANVVLLRAQDSSFVAGAQTGEDGAFVVAPVAQGKYMLRATVIGYQAGRRLVSITEAAPEVKLGSLKLPPTATQLAGVTVQGERAAVVDNLDKKVINVDKDLSSVGGTAVNVLQNVPSVSVDQNGTVSMRGTSNITVLIDGKNSGAASGGTGTRLEQIPASSIDRVEVVTNPSARYDAAGAGGVINIILKKQKKDGWNGSAVANVGTRDKYNTSLSFNRRTGKLNVFGSYDGRDDHYRSRTTMNQLATVEGVLRTTDQQATGLRHSRNHGGRLGLDYTISPEQSISLTVQPNFNRADPNVMNQTAFLRTGDQDPILQQTRSVVTEDVKTADVSADYKRTWAEQKGRELTASMGYTRLWADVVVGQQFTNDEVAQLGWKQDFRVRIHALNGQVNYTHPLGEKSRLDAGLKTEWETNEGTDDFLLQTASDQPTYSRDADRSFAYDVKDYVQAAYITGQHAVGNWSYQGGLRAEYTNTQGQVRGGRGSFELDYLNVFPSATVARTISSHDQRLQASYSRRLNRPGFMQQLPLPIYMDQRNYRIGDPSLRPEYINSFELGHQITMGDATVTSTLFYRQTNNAIQRFRRIDTTATRLLNTPGVITAEYFQNFGQSTSLGAEMSINQPLAKWWKLTANGSLFRNSITAATGTEASRRNVTGTLRLLNTFMPTPKLDVQLTGNYRAAVLTPQGRLAPVGSVDIALRHRLFQDRAALTLRLSDVFNTQRQRITAYSDNFEASYYNKWETQVGYVGFSWYFGSNKLPKKIEAAPQSGGGFGG, encoded by the coding sequence ATGCTCTTCCCATTTGGCCTGCAGGCCCAGCAAAAAGCCCCCCAGGGAGCTGTCGCAGGCGTTTTACTTGACGCAAGTAACGGGCAAGCACTGCCCTTTGCGAATGTCGTGCTGCTCCGTGCCCAGGATTCCAGCTTCGTAGCTGGAGCCCAAACGGGTGAGGATGGCGCATTCGTCGTTGCACCCGTAGCGCAGGGCAAATACATGCTCCGCGCTACTGTAATAGGTTATCAGGCGGGCCGACGGCTGGTTTCTATTACGGAGGCGGCGCCCGAAGTAAAGCTTGGCTCCCTAAAATTGCCCCCCACCGCCACCCAACTGGCCGGGGTGACGGTACAAGGTGAGCGAGCGGCCGTGGTTGACAATCTGGACAAGAAAGTAATCAACGTAGATAAGGACTTGAGCAGCGTAGGCGGTACGGCCGTTAATGTGCTGCAAAACGTGCCTTCCGTGTCTGTAGACCAGAATGGAACCGTGAGCATGCGCGGCACCAGCAATATTACGGTGCTCATTGATGGCAAAAATTCTGGCGCAGCCTCCGGGGGCACGGGCACTCGCTTGGAACAGATTCCGGCCAGTAGCATCGACCGGGTGGAAGTAGTGACCAACCCCTCGGCCCGCTACGACGCGGCTGGAGCTGGTGGGGTCATCAACATCATTCTCAAAAAGCAGAAAAAAGACGGCTGGAACGGCTCGGCGGTGGCTAACGTGGGCACCCGCGATAAGTACAATACCTCCTTGAGCTTCAACCGCCGGACCGGCAAACTCAACGTATTTGGCTCTTACGATGGCCGCGACGACCACTACCGCAGTCGCACTACGATGAACCAGTTGGCTACTGTGGAGGGCGTACTGCGCACCACTGATCAGCAGGCGACGGGCTTGCGCCACAGCCGCAACCACGGTGGGCGCTTAGGTCTCGATTACACGATTTCGCCCGAGCAAAGCATCTCTCTGACGGTACAGCCCAACTTCAACCGGGCCGACCCGAATGTGATGAACCAAACAGCTTTTCTCCGCACGGGCGACCAAGACCCCATTCTCCAGCAAACGCGCTCAGTGGTGACGGAGGACGTAAAGACAGCCGATGTATCGGCGGACTACAAGCGCACCTGGGCCGAGCAGAAAGGCCGGGAACTGACGGCTAGTATGGGCTACACCCGCCTGTGGGCCGATGTAGTTGTAGGCCAGCAGTTTACGAATGATGAAGTGGCCCAGCTAGGTTGGAAGCAGGATTTTCGGGTCCGTATTCACGCACTCAATGGCCAGGTTAATTATACCCATCCATTGGGCGAGAAAAGCCGGCTGGATGCAGGCTTGAAAACGGAGTGGGAAACGAACGAAGGCACGGACGACTTTCTGTTGCAGACGGCCTCCGACCAGCCTACTTACTCCCGAGACGCCGACCGCTCTTTCGCTTATGACGTCAAGGATTATGTGCAGGCAGCCTACATCACCGGGCAGCACGCGGTCGGCAACTGGAGCTACCAAGGCGGTTTGCGGGCTGAATACACCAATACGCAAGGCCAAGTGCGCGGCGGACGGGGCAGCTTTGAGCTCGATTATTTGAATGTATTTCCCTCCGCTACCGTAGCTCGCACAATAAGTTCGCACGATCAGCGCCTGCAAGCCAGCTACTCCCGCCGCCTCAACCGTCCGGGCTTCATGCAGCAGCTGCCATTGCCGATCTATATGGACCAGCGCAACTACCGCATCGGCGACCCCAGCTTGCGCCCCGAATACATAAACTCCTTCGAATTGGGACACCAGATAACGATGGGCGATGCTACTGTTACGTCCACCCTCTTCTACCGCCAAACCAATAACGCCATTCAGCGCTTCCGCCGCATAGATACCACGGCCACGCGCCTGCTCAACACACCGGGCGTTATCACGGCTGAATACTTCCAGAACTTTGGGCAAAGCACCAGCCTAGGCGCTGAAATGTCTATCAATCAGCCCTTAGCCAAATGGTGGAAGCTGACTGCCAATGGGTCATTATTTCGCAATAGCATCACGGCCGCTACGGGCACCGAGGCCAGCCGACGCAACGTTACGGGCACGCTACGTTTGCTCAACACCTTTATGCCCACGCCCAAGCTCGATGTACAGCTCACCGGCAACTATCGGGCGGCAGTGCTGACGCCCCAGGGACGCCTTGCTCCGGTTGGCTCCGTGGATATCGCCTTGCGCCACCGCCTGTTCCAAGATCGGGCGGCCCTCACGCTGCGCCTCAGCGATGTATTCAATACTCAGCGCCAGCGCATTACGGCCTACTCAGATAATTTCGAGGCCTCTTACTATAACAAGTGGGAAACGCAGGTTGGCTATGTAGGCTTCTCCTGGTACTTCGGCTCCAATAAGCTCCCCAAGAAAATTGAAGCCGCACCACAGAGTGGTGGTGGTTTCGGAGGCTAA
- a CDS encoding carboxypeptidase regulatory-like domain-containing protein, translating into MKSSVINRFLAALIFVLGSLQLVASGPENGRLTGQLLDGETQEPIPFANVVLLRADDHSFVRSVATDAEGTFKFNNVPLGDYTVRTTVLGYKSLKPVVSLSMLQGRVALGSVEMQPLMRGLAVRPAKKDAIIRQARVASVSRTLTASTLTVR; encoded by the coding sequence ATGAAATCCTCTGTCATCAACCGCTTCCTTGCTGCACTTATCTTCGTTTTAGGTAGCCTTCAATTAGTTGCCTCTGGTCCAGAGAACGGCCGTCTTACCGGTCAGCTTCTCGATGGTGAAACCCAGGAGCCTATTCCTTTCGCCAACGTAGTGCTACTGCGCGCCGATGATCATTCCTTCGTTCGCAGCGTTGCAACCGATGCTGAGGGTACTTTCAAGTTCAATAATGTACCACTGGGTGACTACACGGTGCGCACTACAGTACTGGGTTACAAGTCGTTGAAGCCCGTGGTATCGCTCAGCATGTTGCAGGGCAGAGTTGCACTTGGCTCGGTGGAGATGCAGCCCCTGATGCGTGGGCTGGCTGTGCGGCCGGCTAAAAAAGACGCCATCATTCGTCAGGCTCGTGTAGCTTCGGTTAGCCGTACGCTGACTGCCAGCACCTTAACCGTGCGCTAG
- a CDS encoding DUF2459 domain-containing protein, with translation MFLRWLMAAFVTFMLLLMTGTLVPVNSDFRQTPDGIQIFVVSNGVHSDLVLPVREPRTATNWLHMLHDSVVVSKFGLHEYVGFGWGNEGFYLGSYGGQFPGLGTTLRAAFPSPTLLHVDFYKKAPQPGERVVRLLISEAQYRQLSAFVQQSWQPDSAGRPMLLNAAGYTLDDFFVRAKGKYHLLRTCNDWTNRGLRTSGLRAALKAPFAASVLYQARRAAKKPPRQLPAD, from the coding sequence ATGTTCCTACGCTGGCTCATGGCTGCTTTCGTCACCTTTATGTTACTGCTTATGACGGGTACGCTGGTGCCAGTAAACAGCGACTTTCGGCAGACACCCGATGGCATCCAGATTTTTGTGGTCTCGAATGGGGTGCACTCCGACCTCGTGCTGCCCGTACGTGAGCCGCGCACGGCCACCAACTGGCTACACATGCTGCACGATTCGGTGGTCGTCAGCAAGTTTGGCCTGCATGAGTACGTAGGCTTTGGCTGGGGCAACGAGGGTTTTTATCTGGGTTCGTATGGGGGGCAATTTCCGGGGCTCGGCACTACGCTACGCGCCGCATTCCCCTCCCCTACGCTTTTACACGTCGATTTTTACAAAAAAGCCCCCCAGCCCGGCGAGCGGGTGGTTAGGCTGCTTATTTCCGAAGCCCAGTACCGCCAGCTATCGGCCTTCGTGCAGCAGTCGTGGCAACCCGATTCGGCGGGCCGGCCGATGCTGCTGAATGCGGCTGGCTATACTCTCGACGATTTTTTTGTCAGGGCCAAGGGTAAGTATCACCTTCTTCGCACCTGCAATGATTGGACGAACCGAGGCCTACGCACCAGCGGCCTGCGTGCCGCTTTGAAGGCTCCTTTTGCCGCCTCCGTATTGTATCAGGCTCGGCGCGCTGCTAAAAAGCCTCCCAGACAACTCCCAGCAGATTAA
- a CDS encoding TonB-dependent receptor domain-containing protein — MNFPKRSAQARLLFFFALFLALTTAWQAQAQTGTVTGSLVEQSNGQPVPFANVVLLRAQDSTFISGAQTTETGTFAIENVAFGAYTLRATILGYRPVRRPVTLSAGSPTVALGPVRLGSTTTRLKEVVVQGERAILTDNLDKKVIDVSKDLTTTGGSAVDVLQNVPSVTVDQSGSVSLRGSGNVTIFVDGKPTGAAGGGRSAVLDQIPASSIQSIEVVTNPSSRYDAEGTAGVINIILKKERKDGVNGLATVNAGTKDKYNTSLSLNARKGKFNMFGSYDFRRDRRTGFGSSFQTSTFLDNNNQQRTRLLDQNEISLDYRTSHAGRFGVDYAITDYQTLTLSVQPRFNRGQEAENQATRQSAPGNEQLPVGSSFNLNANENGSNRSTDYAIDYRRTWDKQARRELTANVVYTPIRSENEIISNRISYDDAPFVQQRQRFDNAIDQASAQIDYVHPFGEKGRLEGGFKSVLRQFDADYQFFDALALNDLLSNRFRYEEYIQAGYATYANATGKWSYQAGLRLEQTNTEGRQFATTQDTTFTRNYLNLFPSAVLAYDLTKDQRVQVSYSRRLNRPGVNQLNPFIDRSEPLDTRSGNPGLRPEYINSLELGFQKFFGQSSSFTTTAFYRQTNNSVQRFRQLGFNEQLQAPSTNTTLLNLARGTAYGLELVGSGSITSFWKVNANLSGFRNIIEGSAPGTDIDNRNFTYTGRLNNNFTVTKKLDIQFSANYRSAAVTAQGRRGEFFFTEFAAKQNVLKDKGSITLRVSDVFNTLRFNFDSFGPGFESVSRNKRETRVAFLGFTYRFGGAQQPERRRRGDQPQQGPEDPTEGGID; from the coding sequence TTGAATTTTCCCAAAAGGAGCGCTCAAGCTCGATTACTCTTCTTTTTCGCACTATTTCTTGCTCTCACCACTGCTTGGCAAGCGCAGGCGCAGACGGGTACCGTAACCGGTTCCTTGGTGGAGCAAAGCAACGGGCAGCCGGTTCCCTTCGCTAACGTGGTGCTGCTACGGGCCCAGGATTCCACCTTTATTTCGGGTGCTCAAACCACTGAAACTGGCACTTTCGCCATCGAGAATGTGGCCTTCGGGGCCTATACCTTGCGGGCCACTATTCTCGGCTACCGCCCCGTACGGCGCCCTGTTACGCTAAGCGCGGGCAGCCCAACAGTGGCGCTTGGACCAGTCCGGTTGGGCTCAACCACTACTCGCCTTAAAGAGGTAGTAGTGCAGGGAGAACGGGCTATTCTGACCGACAACCTCGATAAAAAGGTAATTGACGTATCGAAAGACCTCACAACCACGGGTGGTTCGGCGGTGGACGTGCTCCAAAATGTACCGTCGGTAACAGTTGACCAATCTGGCTCGGTAAGCTTACGCGGCTCGGGCAACGTGACCATTTTCGTGGATGGCAAACCCACTGGGGCCGCTGGCGGAGGCCGCTCGGCCGTACTCGACCAGATTCCGGCCAGCAGTATTCAGAGCATTGAAGTAGTGACTAATCCTTCCTCGCGCTACGACGCGGAGGGTACGGCCGGCGTCATTAATATCATCCTCAAAAAAGAGCGCAAAGACGGTGTGAATGGCCTAGCAACGGTGAATGCGGGCACCAAAGACAAGTATAACACGTCCTTGAGCCTCAATGCGCGCAAGGGAAAGTTTAACATGTTTGGCAGCTACGATTTTCGCCGCGACCGTCGCACGGGCTTCGGCTCCTCGTTCCAAACTTCCACTTTTCTGGATAACAACAATCAGCAGCGCACCCGCTTACTCGATCAGAATGAGATAAGCTTAGACTACCGCACCTCCCACGCGGGCCGTTTCGGCGTTGATTATGCTATCACCGATTATCAAACCCTGACGCTAAGTGTGCAGCCACGCTTTAACAGAGGGCAAGAGGCTGAAAACCAAGCCACGCGCCAGTCGGCGCCGGGCAATGAGCAATTGCCGGTCGGCAGCAGCTTCAATTTGAACGCGAACGAGAATGGTTCTAACCGTTCTACCGACTATGCTATCGATTACCGGCGCACCTGGGACAAACAAGCCCGCCGCGAACTGACTGCCAACGTTGTGTATACGCCGATTCGGAGCGAAAACGAGATTATTTCCAACCGGATTTCCTACGACGATGCGCCGTTTGTACAGCAACGTCAGCGCTTCGATAACGCCATCGATCAGGCATCGGCTCAAATCGACTACGTGCATCCGTTCGGGGAGAAAGGTCGGCTTGAAGGCGGCTTTAAAAGCGTGCTGCGTCAGTTCGATGCCGACTATCAGTTTTTTGACGCGCTCGCGCTCAACGACCTGCTTTCCAACCGCTTTCGCTACGAGGAATACATTCAGGCCGGCTATGCGACTTATGCCAACGCAACCGGCAAGTGGAGCTACCAGGCTGGCCTGCGCCTGGAGCAGACAAATACCGAGGGGCGACAGTTTGCTACCACCCAAGACACGACCTTCACCCGCAATTACCTGAACCTGTTTCCGAGCGCCGTGCTGGCCTACGATCTGACCAAGGATCAGCGCGTGCAAGTGAGCTATTCACGGCGTTTGAACCGGCCGGGAGTCAACCAGCTCAATCCGTTCATCGACCGCTCGGAGCCGTTGGATACCCGCAGTGGCAATCCGGGTTTGCGGCCGGAGTACATCAATTCTCTTGAGCTTGGTTTTCAGAAGTTTTTTGGGCAGTCCAGTTCCTTCACCACCACCGCTTTCTATCGCCAGACCAACAATTCGGTGCAGCGCTTTCGGCAGTTAGGCTTTAACGAGCAGTTGCAGGCTCCTAGCACCAACACAACGCTGCTCAACCTGGCGCGAGGCACGGCTTATGGCCTGGAACTGGTGGGCTCAGGTAGCATCACCTCGTTCTGGAAAGTCAACGCCAACCTCTCCGGCTTTCGAAACATCATCGAAGGCTCAGCTCCCGGCACTGACATTGACAACCGCAACTTCACGTACACGGGCCGTTTAAATAACAATTTCACGGTTACTAAGAAGCTGGATATTCAATTCTCGGCTAACTATCGTTCAGCAGCCGTTACGGCTCAAGGCCGTCGTGGCGAGTTTTTCTTCACCGAATTTGCTGCCAAGCAAAACGTGTTGAAGGACAAAGGCAGCATCACGCTCCGTGTGTCAGATGTGTTTAATACGCTCCGCTTCAACTTCGACTCATTTGGGCCTGGCTTTGAATCGGTGAGCCGCAATAAGCGGGAAACGCGCGTGGCATTTCTAGGATTCACCTACCGCTTCGGTGGTGCCCAACAGCCAGAGCGCCGTCGTCGCGGTGACCAACCCCAGCAGGGCCCCGAAGACCCTACGGAAGGTGGCATAGACTAG
- a CDS encoding STAS domain-containing protein: protein MLDVHREILPESYLLILAPDSHTPDEEKLSRALFRASRSSKRAVWVDCSLLQHMPAEAIELLLAYAYHLRCQERRLVLCHVPEEVQHHFLHLDAASQPLMVSSLLDADLGANE from the coding sequence ATGCTTGATGTACATCGCGAAATATTACCGGAAAGCTACCTGCTGATCTTAGCTCCTGATTCGCACACTCCCGATGAGGAGAAGCTGAGTCGGGCCCTATTTCGGGCCAGCCGAAGCAGCAAACGGGCAGTGTGGGTAGATTGTAGCTTGCTGCAACACATGCCAGCCGAGGCTATAGAGTTGCTACTAGCTTACGCTTACCACTTGCGCTGCCAGGAGCGCCGACTCGTGCTTTGCCATGTACCGGAAGAGGTGCAGCACCACTTTCTGCACTTAGACGCCGCTTCCCAGCCACTGATGGTATCCTCCTTGCTCGATGCTGATCTTGGCGCAAACGAATAG
- the hisS gene encoding histidine--tRNA ligase, translating into MSIQKPSIPKGTRDFGPAVVARRNYIFGVIRRTFELFGYAPLETPTLENLSVLTGKYGDEGDQLLFKVLNSGDFLKDVAPDDIAEGTRKVLPKIAEKGLRYDLTVPFARYVVMNRGTLTFPFKRYQIQPVWRADRPQRGRYREFYQCDADVVGTDSLLCEAEIVLMMCEVLNGISLTDFTIKINHRGVLRNIYQALGSEGKESDLFVAIDKLDKIGREGVEKELAERGFSAQASEQLFELLATSGNYGEKLEKLNSAFQKAGLPSESEGSNSPTYKGLKDLREVQEYLTSFGFTQFDKVEFDPTLARGLSYYTGCIFEIKINNVKIGSVSGGGRYDNLTGAFGLPGVSGVGFSFGVDRLYDCLEELNLFPPNAATTTRCLVVNFDEEAGRAALPVLRQLREAGIPSELYHTPDKLVKQFKYADQKGIAYVLLQGSEERVKSLFKLKNMSTGQEQLLALHDVLSALAQ; encoded by the coding sequence ATGAGCATCCAAAAACCCAGCATTCCGAAAGGCACCCGCGACTTTGGCCCCGCCGTGGTGGCGCGCCGCAACTACATTTTTGGCGTCATCCGCCGCACGTTTGAGCTGTTTGGGTATGCCCCGCTCGAAACGCCCACGCTCGAAAATCTCTCCGTGCTCACCGGCAAATACGGCGACGAAGGCGACCAGCTGCTGTTTAAAGTCCTGAACTCCGGCGACTTCCTCAAAGATGTCGCGCCGGATGATATTGCTGAGGGCACGCGCAAAGTACTGCCCAAAATTGCCGAAAAAGGGTTGCGCTACGACCTTACGGTGCCGTTTGCTCGCTACGTAGTAATGAACCGCGGCACGCTTACCTTTCCCTTTAAACGCTACCAGATTCAGCCAGTATGGCGCGCCGACCGCCCGCAGCGTGGCCGCTACCGCGAGTTCTACCAATGCGATGCCGACGTAGTGGGCACTGATTCGCTGCTCTGTGAGGCGGAGATTGTGCTCATGATGTGTGAGGTGCTAAACGGTATTAGTCTCACCGACTTCACAATCAAAATCAACCACCGGGGCGTGCTGCGCAATATTTATCAGGCGCTGGGCAGCGAAGGCAAGGAGTCGGATCTATTTGTAGCTATCGATAAGCTGGACAAAATAGGCCGCGAAGGCGTGGAAAAAGAACTGGCAGAGCGCGGCTTTTCGGCCCAGGCCTCGGAACAGCTATTTGAGCTTTTGGCTACCTCTGGTAATTATGGAGAGAAGCTGGAGAAGTTGAATAGTGCTTTTCAAAAAGCTGGCTTACCGTCGGAAAGTGAAGGCTCAAACAGCCCTACATACAAGGGCCTGAAGGACTTGCGCGAGGTACAGGAGTATCTCACCAGCTTCGGCTTCACGCAATTCGACAAAGTAGAGTTTGACCCCACGCTGGCTCGTGGCCTCTCCTACTACACGGGCTGCATCTTTGAAATCAAGATTAACAACGTCAAAATTGGTAGCGTATCCGGCGGCGGGCGCTACGACAACCTCACGGGCGCGTTCGGGCTGCCGGGCGTGTCGGGCGTTGGCTTCAGCTTCGGGGTAGATCGGCTTTATGATTGTCTGGAAGAGTTGAACTTGTTTCCGCCGAATGCGGCCACGACTACGCGTTGCTTGGTCGTGAATTTTGACGAAGAAGCTGGCCGCGCGGCTCTGCCCGTGCTTCGGCAGTTGCGGGAGGCTGGCATTCCCAGTGAGCTATATCACACCCCAGATAAACTGGTAAAGCAGTTCAAGTACGCCGACCAAAAAGGCATCGCTTACGTGCTGCTGCAAGGCTCTGAAGAGCGCGTGAAAAGTCTTTTCAAGCTCAAAAACATGAGTACCGGTCAGGAGCAGCTCCTTGCTTTGCATGACGTATTGAGCGCTCTGGCTCAATAA
- the hutH gene encoding histidine ammonia-lyase, which produces MYSLDPTTHLTLSTLSHLLRERPMVVLSDEARQRVATCYEYLRNRLEQSDAPIYGINTGFGALCNTGIAPQQRRQLQLNLLMSHACGTGEEVPEEVVRLMLLLKAQSLSYGHSGVQVATVQRLLDFYNREMYPVVYQQGSLGASGDLAPLAHLCLPLLGLGEVNYQGYRLASTDALSLFSWPAIELEAKEGLALLNGTQFMLAYGVHCTLRAQRLANAADAIGALSLEAFGGQIQPFDARLHQIRPHAGQVAAAARIRNFLSDSELQDQPKAAVQDPYSFRCQPQVHGASRDAFAYVAQVMETECNAVTDNPNVFADDDTILSGGNFHGQPLALALDFLAIAVAELGGISERRTYQLLSGQRGLPPFLVAEPGLNSGLMIPQYTAAGIVSQNKQLCTPASVDSIVSSNGQEDHVSMGANAATKARRVVENVEQLLGIELLTAAQALAFRRPARTSAALEQIVEDFRQKVAFVSRDRVLYSDLQAAAAFVRTYEWP; this is translated from the coding sequence ATGTACTCCCTCGACCCGACCACCCACCTCACGCTTTCTACCTTAAGCCATCTGCTTCGCGAGCGACCCATGGTCGTGTTGAGCGACGAAGCCCGGCAGCGCGTTGCCACTTGCTATGAGTATCTACGCAACCGGCTGGAGCAGTCGGATGCGCCCATATATGGCATCAACACCGGCTTCGGGGCGCTCTGCAACACCGGAATTGCCCCCCAGCAACGCCGCCAGCTCCAACTAAATCTGCTGATGTCGCACGCCTGCGGTACGGGCGAGGAAGTGCCCGAAGAGGTAGTTCGGCTCATGCTTTTACTTAAAGCGCAGAGCCTGAGCTATGGCCACAGTGGCGTGCAGGTAGCGACTGTGCAGCGCTTGCTCGACTTTTATAATCGGGAGATGTATCCGGTGGTGTACCAACAGGGCTCACTAGGTGCCAGCGGCGATTTGGCACCCCTGGCGCACTTGTGTTTGCCACTGCTGGGCCTAGGGGAAGTAAATTATCAGGGCTACCGCCTCGCCTCCACCGACGCCCTAAGCTTATTTAGTTGGCCTGCCATTGAGCTGGAAGCCAAAGAAGGGCTGGCGCTGCTCAATGGTACCCAGTTTATGCTGGCATACGGCGTGCATTGTACGTTACGCGCCCAGCGCTTAGCCAACGCCGCCGATGCGATCGGAGCACTGTCGCTGGAAGCCTTTGGGGGGCAAATTCAGCCGTTTGACGCCCGCTTGCACCAGATTCGCCCCCATGCCGGACAAGTAGCCGCCGCCGCACGCATACGCAATTTTCTGTCTGACAGCGAACTACAAGACCAACCCAAAGCCGCCGTTCAGGATCCGTATTCCTTCCGCTGTCAGCCGCAGGTACACGGTGCCTCCCGCGACGCCTTTGCTTATGTAGCGCAGGTGATGGAAACAGAATGCAACGCAGTGACTGACAACCCGAATGTGTTTGCTGATGATGACACAATCCTTTCGGGGGGCAATTTTCATGGTCAGCCGTTGGCCTTGGCTCTGGATTTTCTGGCTATTGCCGTAGCAGAACTGGGGGGCATTTCGGAGCGCCGTACGTACCAGTTGCTCAGTGGACAGCGCGGCTTACCGCCTTTTCTGGTTGCTGAACCCGGCCTGAACTCGGGGCTGATGATTCCGCAATACACTGCCGCCGGCATTGTGAGCCAGAACAAGCAGCTGTGTACGCCCGCCTCCGTCGATAGCATTGTAAGCAGCAATGGTCAGGAAGACCACGTCAGCATGGGTGCCAACGCCGCGACCAAAGCCCGCCGTGTAGTCGAAAATGTAGAGCAGCTATTAGGTATCGAACTTCTTACTGCGGCTCAGGCACTCGCCTTTCGACGCCCGGCCCGAACTTCGGCCGCGCTGGAACAGATAGTTGAGGATTTTAGGCAAAAAGTGGCTTTTGTGAGTCGCGACCGTGTGCTGTACTCCGATTTACAGGCCGCCGCTGCCTTCGTTCGCACTTACGAGTGGCCATAA